The genome window TCCTGGTTGGTAATCATGAAGTTGTTTTGTTAATATAGTGTTTTTAGTTTAAAGAACTATAGATTGTTTGACAATTAGGGGGTGTTTTGAAAAAAGCACTCCCTTTTTTTCTTCTTTAAAGGAATTTATGTATGAAAACATGGATGTGTGCCTTGATGCTGGCGTTATCGACAGGAGCTTCAGCGAACTTCAATCCTGACGGAACGATACAGAAGGTGATACCTACGCTAAGAGGTGTGGGATTGACGAACGCTCGTTCGCATATTCAGATTGACCGCTATTCTGCGCTGCAAGGCAAGGGTATTGGTATTGATTATCTGGATAAGAACAACTGCTTTGCCGGCTGGAAGACTCTCTTCCCTAAATCGAATACAGCTCTTATATATAATAAGGTGGATTTCGGTAATGAGAAGGTGGAAGAAATCATCGTTCGTGCCAAGTCTTCAAAGGGCGGTGTGCTCGTAGTCAGAGCCGATGGCAAGAAGGGTAATATCATTGCTAAGGTGAAGATTCCAAAGTCGGCAGCCTGGAAGAATATCCGTGCCCAGGTGCTCCATGCTCCTCTCGGTGTTCATGCTCTCCATGTATCCTTGCAGAGTGGAGCCGATGTTGAGGTTGACTGGCTGGGCTTTGATGCGTTGCCTTGGGAAAAGGGAGCTTTCGAAACTCACCAGTATCGTAATCTCTTTGCCGAGATGGGCTATAAGCAGGCTGATATAGACAGAAAGGTGAACGAAGTGTTCAATGATGTATTCTACGGTAAGAACAAGGTTTATTTCGAGGTGGGCGATTCCATGGGATATGTCAGCGATATAAAGAACAATGATGTGAGAACCGAAGGCATGTCGTATGGAATGATGGCTGCCGTGCAGTTTGACAAGAAGGACATCTTCGACCGTCTCTGGCGATGGAGCAAGAAATACATGCAGCATCAGGAAGGACCTTATAAGGGCTATTTCGCATGGAGCTGCAAGACTGATGGAACAAGAAATGCGCAGGGAGCCGCATCGGATGGTGAACTCTATTTCGTAACTTCGCTCATCTTTGCATCCAACCGATGGGGCAATGATACGGGCATCAACTATCTGAAGGAAGCGCAGTATATTCTGGATTGCAGCATGCAGAAGGCGGGAATGGACCGCACAGCTCCGCTTATCAATCTCGAACATCAGCTCATCACCTTTACGCCCGATCATTGGGGCGGGAAGTTTACCGATCCTTCTTACCATCTCCCTGCCTTTTACGAGGTTTGGGCGAAATGGGCTAACGACGGACGGTCCCAGTTCTGGAAGGAGTGTGCTGAGAAAAGCCGTGAGTTCCTGCATAAGTGCATCAATGAGAAGACGGGCTTGAACCCGGACTATTGCAACTATGATGGCAGTCTGATGAAGACCGGTCAGTTGTTGGGTGATGCATTCCGTTATGACTCATGGCGAGTTCCAATGAACATAGCGCTCGATTATTCCTGGGCTTGTAAGGATAAGGAGTGGCAGCAGAAATATGCCAATACGCTACAGAACTTCCTGTATAGTAAGGGCATTGATTCTTTCCTGGACCAGTATAATGTAGATGGAACGATGGTAGAAGATATTCTGCCGGCAGGTACAGCTCCTAAGGCACTCCGCCATTCTATCGGTTTTGTTGCCACTTCGGCTGCGGCTTCATTGGTCAGCAATCATGTGAAGGGTAGGGAATTCGTCAGTCATTTCTGGAATGCCAAACATGAACCAGACAAAGAAGGCTTCTTCGATGGCTATTACGACGGACTGTTGCGTCTCTTCGCCTTCATGCATCTGAGTGGCCGTTATCAGATTATCGAACCTCAATAATAATGAATAGTCTATGTACAACATTTTCAATAAAATAGTTAGATTGTTTTGTTTATGTGTATTCCTTTTTGGACATTCCTCTGCGGATGCCCAAAATAAGGAATTACCTGTAGACATTAATCCTTATTTCGGACCTGTCGGCAAGCAGCCCGTCGTGCCCAATGCGGCTGGCTTTATTCAGAGATGGTTGCTTTTGGAGCCAATCTCTATGCCGGTCAAGAGCAATGTCGTTTTTACTGATTCTTATCTGAAGGAGATATTCCATACGCAGTATTTCCCTAAACAGATGGAAACAGTTCCTAAGGATGGAGCCGTCGTGAAGGTGGGCAAGGAAAAACTGAAATGGCATGCGCTGGATAGTAAACTGTTTAATGTCAAGCTCTTCCGTTTCGCTACTTCGTTTAAGAAGTCCAAGTATGGTGTCTTGTTCTGGGCGGTTACCATTATCGATTGCCCTGAGGAGATGAAAGACGTCCGCTTGTCTGTTGGCTCGAATGGTGCTTCCATGTGGTGGCTCAATGGTGAGGAGGCGGTGATGCTCGAAGGCGACCGAAGAATGGTTCGCGATGATGTGGTTTCTAAGAAGCTTACCTTGAAGAAAGGTAGGAATATCCTTCGTGGTGCGGTCATCAATGGCCCTGGCATGAGTGACTTCTGTGTCCGATTCATCGACGGACAAGGCAAGCCTGTCAGAAACCTGTCTATTCACGTGAAGTAGTGCAATCAATAAAGAAAGTTATGAAACAGAACAATATATTTTTCAGATATTTTAGCCCGGTTGTTGCTCAGCAGAAACTTTATGCCGCTGCTTTGGTTGCCTTGTTGTCTTCCTCTGCTTACGAGGCAGAAGCCCAGGTGGGCGAACCTTTCATTCATGATCCTTCTACCATTGCCCTGTGTGATGGAAAGTATTATACCTTTGGAACGGGTGAAGGCGGACTCTGGTCGGAGGATGGCTGGACCTGGCAGGGTGGTGCTGTTCGTCCCGGCAGAGGAGCGGCTCCTGATGTGTTGAAGATTGGCGACCGTTATCTTGTAGCCTACAGTGCTACGGGCGGTGGATTGGGTGGCAGTCATCGCGGTGATGTCCTGACGATGTGGAACAAAACGCTCGATCCGAAATCGCCTGATTTCAAATATACCGAACCGGTGGTGGTGGCTTCATCCTTAGATGATGAAGACTGTGATGCCATTGATGCGGGCTTGTTGCTCGACCCTACTACCGGCAGACTCTGGCTCAGCTATGGTACCTATTTCGGATTTATCCGTCTGGTAGAACTTGATCCGAAGACAGGTAAGCGGATGGAAGGCAACGAACCCGTCAATATCGCCATCGACTGCGAAGCTACTGATTTGATTTACCGCAACGGCTGGTATTATCTTCTCGGCACTCATGGCACCTGTTGCGATGGTCCTAATTCTACCTACAATATCGTGGTGGGACGTTCGCGAAAGATAACCGGTCCATACGTAGATAATGTGGGCAGAGAGATGTTGCAGGGCGGTGGAAAGATGGTGATTGCAGCCAACAATCTGAAGACGGGTCCCGGTCACTTCGGACGCTATATTGAGGAAGAAGGTGTAGAAAAGATGTCGTTCCACTATGAGTCTGATTTCAGACAGGGTGGACGAAGCGTGTTGGCTATCCGTCCTTTGTTGTGGAAGAACGACTGGCCTGTGGCTGGTGATGAATTTCATGCCGGAACCTACGAGATAGAATCGGAACGAAGAGGCTATGCCCTGGAGATTGCCGTAGATTTCGTGAGAATGCAGCGGGATATCGAACCTTTCTGGATCAAGCCAACCAAGCCTCTGAAGAATATTGAACCTCAGACCTTGAAGGAGGTAGAGGCAGAATGGCCTAAGGGCGAGGTAAAGGTAAGAATGAACGATTATATGTTCCGTCCTCATCAGAAGTGGAGTATCATGCCTGCCGGAAAGGGTGGTTATCTGGGTGGTCCTTATTATAAAATCTGCATAGAAGGCACTACTCGCTATCTTACCGCAACCGCTCAGCATGATGTCATCGCCAAACCTGAGTTTACGGGTGAAGATGCCCAGCTTTGGCGCATCGAACAGCTCACCGATGGCACCTATCGCATCATGCCTAAGGCAGTGCCAGGCACTGAAGAGAAGCTTGCATTGGTTTCACTCGGCGACTGTACCCCAGGCTTGGCTCCCTTCGATTTCAACAGCGATAATTCTAAATGGAATTTCAGGCAACAATAAATTCATGATGATTTGACAATCGAGAAGCGTCCCAATCATAAACCCTCTAATAAAATAAACAAAAGTATGCTAAAGAATTTATCTCTCATTGCCCTTTTGGGCATCGCTGTCGTTGGTGTTCCAAGTGAACTCAGCGCCAAGAGCGTAAAGGTGGCAGGCACCCAGAAAGGTGTGGCTGCCAAGTCTATCACCCGTCAGGTGGCTCAGCAGAATGTAACCATCGAATTCTATTCTCCATCCATCGTCCGCATCTTGAAATCTGATGCCGGACTTGGTGCTCCTGTTCAGAAGAAAAGCTATTCTGTCATCTTGAAACCTCAGCAGATGAAGGGCGTTCAAATACAGGAAAACGGTGATATTGTAAAAATCAATTCTAGTTTTATTTCCGTTGAACTGAATCAGCAGACTGGCGAAATCCGCTTTCTTTCGAAGGATGGAAAGCTGCTGCTTACTGATACGAAGACCCGTCTGGAAGCTCGCAAGGATGAAGCCAACAAGGGCAAGTACCGTATAGAGCAGGACTTCCGTCTTGCTGATGACGAGGCCATCTATGGTCTGGGACAGTTGCGCGATGTTTACATGAATCAGCGTGGTAGACAGAATATCGTACTCTGGAACAATAATACTTATATCGCCATCCCTTATTTCACCAGTGAGAAGGGCTATGGTCTTTACTGGGACAATGCAGGAAAAACCTATTTCAATGATATCGTAGCATCCAAGAATAATGGCAACCAGCCATCATGCACTTCCTTTACCAGTGAAGTGGGAACCTGCGCCGACTACTATTTCATGTATAAGGATGGTACGCAAGATGGAGTCATCGCCAGCATCCGTGAACTCACCGGACAGGCTACCATGTTCCCGAAATGGGCGATGGGCTTCTGGCAATGCCGTGAGCGCTATAAGACCAGTGATGAACTGGCTGGCGTGTTGGACAAGTATCGCGAACTGAAGATTCCTACTGATGCCATCGTGCAGGACTGGCAGTATTGGGGATGCGACTCCAACTGGAATGCGATGAAATTCCAGAATCCATATTATATAAATAAGGTGGGCGACCCAGCCTATGCCAAGTATCTTCCTACCGATATGAAGCAGATGAAGGCACAGGAAGAACCCCGCCTGAAGAGTCCGGAAGAGATGGTGAAGTATGTTCACAAGAACGATGCCCATCTGATGATTTCCATCTGGGCAAGTTTCGGTCCTTGGACAGAGCAGTATCGTGAACTGAAGAAGATGAATGCCCTCCTTCCTTTCGATACCTGGCCAAGAAACAGTGGCGTGATGCCATACGATGTCTTCAATCCAAAGGCGCGCAACCTCTACTGGAAGTATCTTACTCATCTCTACCAGATGGGTTTTGATGCCTGGTGGACCGATTCTACGGAGCCAGACCATTTTGAGAAGCCGGGCGATGAGAACTATCAGACCTTCGATGGTTCATGGTTGGGCGTGAAGAACGCCTTCCCATTGTTGCACAACAAGAGCATCTATGAGCACCAGAGAGCGATGAAGGACAACACAAAGCGTTCGCTCCAGATGACCCGAAGCGGCAGTCTCGGTATTCAGCATTATGGCACCATTTGCTGGAGCGGTGATGTGCTGGCTTCCTGGAACGAGATGAAGAATCAGATTCCATCGGGCTTGAACTTCTCGCTCTGCGGTATCCCATTCTGGAACACCGACCTGGGTGGTTTCTTCTACTGGGAGTTTGAACAGAATCCAAAGAACCCTGCCATTCAGGAACTGCAGACCCGCTGGATGCAGTGGGGAACCTTTATGCCATTGATGCGTAACCACTGTTCTTCGCCGATGGTAAGCGAACTGTATGAATTCGGAAAGCAGGGCGACTGGGCTTATGATGCTATGATTAAGGCCATCAAGCTGCGCTATCGCCTTTTGCCTTATATCTACAGTACGGCTGGCGACTGTGTACAGAATAGCGGAAGCATGATGCGTGCCCTGGTAATGGATTATGCGGCAGACAAGAAGGCTTCCCGCCTGAACGATGAGTATCTCTTCGGCCGCAACATTCTGGTGAAGCCGGTAACCGATCCTTTATACTCCTGGAAGGATAAGGAGAAGAAGGGCCATACCATCTATCCTGATGTAAGGAAGGCAGCTGCGCCTGTGAATGTTTACTTGCCAAAGGGTAATAAATGGTATGATTTCTGGAGCAACACCCAGTATGAGGGCGGTCAGGATATCCAGCGCCTTTGTCCTATCGACATCATGCCTGTATTCATCAAGGCAGGTACCATCCTGCCATTCGGTCCTGAAGTGCAGTATAGTTCAGAGAAGCCTTGGGATGAGTTGGAAATCCGTGTTTATCCTGGTGCTGATGGAACGTTTACGCTCTATGAGGACGAGGGCGACAACTACAACTACGAGAAGGGTAAATTCTCGGAAATCCAGTTTGTTTGGAATGAAGCTGGCAGAACCCTAAGCATCGCTCCACGCAAGGGTAGCTATAAGGGAATGCTCCAGCATCGCAGATTCCATATCGTATTGGTGGATGCCAATAGTGGAGCGGGCGATCAGCCTATGCAGGCAAGCAAGAGTGTGGAATATGACGGAAAGGCTGTAAAGATACAGCTGTAAGTGTTACATCATATAAAGTATTTGATACTTGTGATAAAGTAGTATTCTGCTTTTTTGTTTATCTTTGCAGCGCAAATAACAATTTAATATACCAATAGCTTAATAGTAATTACAATGAACAAGAAAGTTATATACGCAGCTTTGATGTTTGTGGTAACTATGTCTTCCGGCAATGCCTCAGCGCAGCAGTTGCCTTATCAGAATCCAGCCCTCTCGGCTCATGAGAGAGCGGTAGATTTATGTGGTCGTCTCACTTTGGAAGAGAAAGCTTCTCTGATGCTGGATGATTCGCCGGCTATTCCGCGATTGGGAATCAAGAGATTCCAGTGGTGGAGCGAGGCACTGCATGGTGTGGCGAACATGGGAGATGTAACCGTCTTTCCAGAACCTATCGGAATGGCAGCTTCGTTTAACGACAGAATGGTGTATAGAGTCTTTGATGCAACATCTGATGAGATGCGTGCCAAATGGAATGAACTGCAGCAGAAGGGAGGAGATGTAACCCGTTTCCATGCCCTCTCGGTCTGGACTCCAAACGTGAATATCTTCCGTGATCCTCGCTGGGGACGTGGACAGGAAACCTATGGTGAGGATCCTTATCTTACCAGTAGGATGGGATGTGCCGTGGTGCGCGGATTGCAGGGACCTGAAGATACGAAATACCGCAAACTCTGGGCTTGTGCCAAGCACTATGCAATTCATAGCGGACCGGAATGGGCTCGCCATACAGACAATATTACCGATGTTACACCGCGCGACCTTTGGGAAACTTATATGCCTGCCTTCAAATCACTGGTGCAGGATGCCAAGGTGCGTGAGGTGATGTGTGCCTATCAGCGTTGGGATGATGAACCATGCTGCGGCAACACCCGCCTTTTGCAGCAGATTCTCAGGGATGAGTGGGGATTCAAGTACCTGGTAGTTTCCGACTGTGGCGCTGTTACTGATTTCTGGGAGAATCATAAGGTTTCGAGCAATGCCAGAAATGCGGCTGCCAAGGGCGTGCTGGCTGGTACAGATGTGGAGTGTGGATATAATTATGCATATAAGTCTGTGCCTGAGGCTGTGAAGTATGGTGCCTTGACTGAAGAAGAAGTTGATAAGCATGTGATTCGTCTGCTCGAAGGTCGTTTCGATTTGGGCGAGATAGATGACAACAAGATTGTATCATGGTCGAAGATTCCAGTATCGGTGCTTTGCAGTAAGGCGCATCGCCAGCTCTCGCTCGATATGGCTCTGCAGACCATGACGCTGCTCCAAAACAAGAATGAGGTATTACCTCTCAATAAAAAAGTAAAGAAGATTGCTTTCATCGGACCGAATGTGGATAACGAACCGATGATGTGGGGAAACTATAATGGTACTCCACGACAGACAATTACCATCCTGGATGGTATCAGGAGTCGTTTGAAGAAAAACCAGGTTGTCACCTTTAATGGATGCGACTTGGTGAACGACCAAGTTTTGAATTCTTACTTCGACCAGTGTAGCATGGATGGCAAGATGGGCTTTAAGGGCACTTTCTGGAACAATCGCAAGATGGAAGGCAAGCCTGTTGTCATCACCCAGGAGAAGAATCCTGTGCAGGTAACGACCTATGGTCAGCACTCCTTCGCTCCTAATGTGAAGCTGGTGGGCTTCTCTGCAAAATATGAAACCGTGTTCCGTCCTAAGCAGACAGACAAGGTGTTGCTCGACGTGGCTGGTTGCGGTCACTACGAGGTTTATCTGAATGGTGAGAAGAAGGCAGAGCATTCTATCTGGCGCACTACCGAGAGTCGTATCGAGTTCCAAGCCGAGAAGGGCAAGGAGTATAAGATAGAGATTCGCTATCACGAGATGCCTAACTATAATGCGGACATGAAGTTCAATATCGGGCATGAGAATCCTATCGACTATCAGGCTTCGCTCAAGCAGTTGAAGGATTGCGAGACAGTAGTCTTCGTAGGTGGCATCTCTCCACAGTTGGAAGGTGAAGAAATGCCTATCGAGATTTCTGGCTTCAAGGGTGGTGACCGCACCAACATCGAATTGCCTAAGGTCCAGCGCAATTTCCTGAAGGCTTTGAAGGAGGCGGGCAAAAAGGTTGTCTTTGTCAACTGTTCGGGTTCGGCTATCGCCTTGACTCCAGAGACAGCGAGTTGCGATGCCATTCTCCAAGCCTGGTATCCTGGTCAGGAAGGTGGAGAGGCAGTGGCTCGTGTACTCTTCGGAGAGTACAATCCTGCCGGCAAGTTGCCTATTACGTTCTATAAGAATTCAGAGCAGTTACCTGATTTCAAGGATTACAGCATGAAGGGCAGAACCTATCGTTATATGAACGATGCGCTCTTCCCATTCGGTTATGGCTTGAGCTACACATCTTTCCGTATTGGCGATGCTACACTTTCCAAATCTATCCTGAAGAAGGGAGAAAAGATTACGCTGAAGGTACCGGTAAGCAATGTAGGAAAGAAGGATGGAACCGAGGTGGTGCAGGTGTATGTGAAGGATCCTGCCGATACCGAAGGACCATTGAAGAGCTTGAAGGCTTTCGAGAGAGTGGAGGTGAAGGCAGGAAAGACTGCTGAGGCTGTCATCACGCTGGATAGCAGAAACTTCGAACTCTTCGATGCTGCAACCAATACCGTCCGTGCCAAGGCAGGAAAGTATGAGGTTTATTACGGCAGCAGTTCGGCTGATAAGGATTTGAAGAAACTGGATGTTTCTATTGAATATTAAGTAACTTGAGAAAATCATCAAGGAGCTGAGTAAATATGAAAAGAGGGTGTGTCTTGGACTTTTGGCACATCCTCTTCTTACTTGTTACATCATATAAACTCTTTGATAGACGTTGATAGAGTGATCAAATTCCCTTCAAGGTATTGGGTACACAGTTCTATACAGAATAAATCCCGAAATCGCTTGGCGGTTTCGGGATTTTTGCTTATCTTTGTAGCTGTTTAAAGATTAACAAGTAAACATGAATACAGAGCAACAAAAGATAGAATACAAGAGTCTGCAAAAGATTCGAACTGGAGAGAAAGGATTCAAGGAACTCTCTACTACTTGTGTAGCTTTAGCCAATGCGCAAGGAGGACAGATTATGATTGGCGTGGAAGATAAGACAAAGAAACCAGCTTCCAATCAAGTTATATCGCAAGAAGAGGCAAATAGTGCCGTTACAAGATTGCGTGGACTTTGTTTCAATGTTGGTCTTGCAGTAGGCGACGTATGTGCAGACGAAACTGGCAGCCAGTACTTTGCTATCACAGTATTCCCTTCACTCCATTCATATGCCACCACTTCTGATGGCAAAATGTACATCCGTGTCGCAGACAAATGCGAGCCTGTGCGTAGTGAAGATATTCAACGTGTAGGAGAAGAGAAAGGAGCTTTCCAATGGGAACTTGTGCCAACACGATTTGAATTGGAAGATGAGAATAAGACGAATCTCTCTAAATTCGCTAATGATATACGCCAATCTGATAGAGTGAAGCAGCATGTCAAGCAGCTCGATGATATGGAAATTGGCGAACAGTACCATCTTCTTGACGGCAACAAGATGACTAATCTTGGTGTCTTATGGATTGGTACAGCCAAACAGCGTAGCCGTATTTGCTATCCTATCACTGTGCAATATATCGTATATGATGACTTGGAGAACAAAACCAACAAATTGGAATGGCGTGACAATACACGTAATCCGAAAGAACTTTTGGAAGATATTATGGACAAGGCTGTAGAGTTGACCTATAGCTATGAGATGCCTAATGGACTCTTCCGTAAGACAGTACGCTATTATAACGAGAACTTAATCAGAGAGTTGCTTGTTAACAGTTTGGCTCATAGTTCAAGAACCATCTCTAACGACATCACAATCAAGGTATATCCAGGTTATATCAGCATCTCCAATCCTGGTGGTCTCCCTTTGGGTGTAACCAAAGACAACATCCTTCATACTAAGCACAGACGTAATCCGAATATGATTGAGATACTGACTGCACTTGGATTGATGGAAGGTGAGGGCTCTGGCTATGACTTGATTTATGAGTTGGATGCCGTTGAAGCAAAGAAACAACCTGAGATAGAATCAACATTCAACACAGTCACAGTATATCAAAGTGCAGAGATTACGGATAAAGAAGTTGTTCGCCTGATGGATTATGTTGACCATAATTATCAGCTTTCCCAAAAGAACAAAATAGCTTTCGGTATCATAGCCAGAGAGAAACGCATTGCCGCAACTGATTTATCTAAAATCCTCCAGCTATCTGCAGAAGAACGATTGAGAAGCTATATTGATAACTTAGACAAAAGCAATCTGATAACGAAAGGTGGCGTCAAGAAAGGATCATTTTTCCAAATCAATACAACTTTGCTGAAAAATGCAAAATCTAACATTGTTACTAGTTTGAAGACTATAGAACCACATGTTCTTAAGGCACTAATTATGGAAGATCTCCGTGTGCATCCTTTGAGTAAAATATCTGATATAGCAGAGCGCATTCCTGATATAGATATGAAAGAGATTCGAAAGATGCTCTATTCTATGGTTGGGAAGGAGATAGAAAAAGAGGGCACTCGATTTGATAGTAAATATTATATAAAGTAATGGCATAAAAAAAAAGGTCTGAAAAAGAAAAAACTGTTAAAAATCATGTATTGGACTAATAATCAGCGACTTTCTTTTTTCAGTATTCTTTTTCTACTCCTATATTTCATAAAAGAGATTTTAAGTCTCGGTATAAGAACAGCCATTACGATGGAAACAAAGGATACCATCTATGTGATAGAACTGAAATTTAATAAGTCGGCACAAGAGGCTCTTGACCAAATCAACAACAAGCATTATGCTGATGCTTTTGCCCTAAAAGGCAAAACCGTGGAAAAGATTGGTATGAACTTTATGATTGATGAAGATAAGACGATTGTATTGGATTGGGTAAAATAGGCTTTATGTTAAAAATCCTAACTCATAGCTTTCTCCTCTAAAACTCACCGTTTCTTGGGTCTGAAGTCAGCGTTTTCTATTTGGGAACTCATTGACAGGATGGAAATCCTTGTATTTCTTTATGATTTCATGCTAAAAAAATAACACGGACAAATTGAATTTGTCCGGATAAATTGTCCGATTGTTTGTAATGCGTTGATTATTGGGCGGTTATGAGCGTCCGGACAGGCAATCCGGACAAATTCAATTTGTCCGTGTGTTTTTTTTCTTGTTGAGTACTGATAGCAGTGCAGGCTATCAGCCTATGCTGGCAAGCAAGAGGGTGGAATATGTCGGAAAGGCAGTAAAGGTACAGATGTAAGTGTTACATAAAATAAAGTATTTGATAATTATGAAAAAGTAGAATTCTGCTTTTTTGCTTACCTTTGCATCCATAAATAACAATTTAATCAACTAATAATTAATATAAATTATAAAATGACTAGATACAGAATGATTTTATCCCTGCTTTTGGCTGGCATGGGAACTGCAGCAACAGCACAGAACATCAACTTGCCAATCATCCAGACCAAGTATACTGCCGATCCTGCACCTTATGTGTACAACGATACGGTTTATCTCTATACCACCCACGATGAGGATGGGGCTGAGGGGTTCCTGATGAAAGACTGGCTGCTCTATACCTCAACGGATATGGTAAACTGGCAAGACCGTGGTGCCGTGGCTTCATTGAAAGACTTCAAGTGGTTCAAGGGCGAGAATGGTGCCTGGGCAGAGCAGGTCATCGAGCGCAATGGCAAATGGTATATGTATTGTCCTATCCATGGTCATGGCATCGGAGTGCTGGTAGCTGATAATCCATACGGACCGTTTAAGGATCCTATCGGAAAGCCTCTGGCATGGGAGGGCGACTGGTTCGACATCGACCCTACTGTATGGGTAGATGATGATAACCAGGCTTACATGTATTGGGGCAACCCGGAGTTGAAGGCAGTGAAACTGAACGAGGACATGATTTCTTATTCTGATTCCATCATGCACTTCCCGAAGATTCAGGATTATCAGGAAGGTCCTTGGTTCTGGAAGCGCAATGGCAATTATTATCTGGCTTATGCTTCTACCTGCTGTCCTGAGGGCATCGGTTATGCGATGAGCAAGAATCCGCTCGGACCATGGGAATATAAGGGACATATCATGAACCATACGCCTCGTACTCGTGGCAATCATCCGGGCATCATCGACTATAAGGGCAAGAGCTACTGCTTCGGCTTGAATTATGACATCTTCCGTTTGAAGACGGGGCGTCATGCCGAGCAGCGTTCTGTATCTGCGGCCGAAATGACTTACAATCCTGACGGAACCATCCAGGAGTTGCCATACTTCCAGGACTGCAAGTTGGAGCAGATAGAATGGTTCAACCCTTATCGCCAGGTTGAGGCTGAGACGATGGCTTGGGGCTATGGATTGAAGACGCAGCCTAAGAACCAATGGGCACAGAAGGACAGATGGAACCAGGTGGTTACGAATGTTGATGAAGGAAAATACATCCTCGTGAAGGGTGTTGACTTCAGGAAGGGAGCAGGAAAGTTTGAGGTTTCTGCCTCTTGCCACATGTTTGGCGGCAGCATCGAAATCCGTCTTGATGGGGTAAACGGCCAGTGCATCGGCAAGGTGGATATCAAGAACACCAAGGATGAATACAAAACCTTCTCTACTCAGGTGAAGAAAGTAAAGGGTGTTCACGACCTCTACTTCGTCTTTAAGGGAGGCGACATCCAGAAGCAGAACCTCTTCTTCCTGGATTGGTGGAAGTTTGGGGAGTAAGATAGACTCAATAAAGTTTTTGAAACATTCGATAAAGTCATTATGATTGTTTTTTCGTAATTTTGCAGCATTAAACGAAAAAACAATCATAATGATGAATACAACGAAAATCTTGGCTCTCAGAAAGCCGTTACTGATAAGCGCATGGCTGCTTGCCATGCAGGGTGCTGCCTATGCGCAGAATCCTATCGTGCAGACACAGTTAACTACCGACCCGGCACCTCTGGTTGTCGGAGACCGTCTCTATGTCTATACCGGTCATGATGAAGATAAGGCTGATTTCTTCTGGATGAACGAATGGCGTGTCTATTCT of Segatella copri contains these proteins:
- a CDS encoding glycoside hydrolase family 31 protein — encoded protein: MLKNLSLIALLGIAVVGVPSELSAKSVKVAGTQKGVAAKSITRQVAQQNVTIEFYSPSIVRILKSDAGLGAPVQKKSYSVILKPQQMKGVQIQENGDIVKINSSFISVELNQQTGEIRFLSKDGKLLLTDTKTRLEARKDEANKGKYRIEQDFRLADDEAIYGLGQLRDVYMNQRGRQNIVLWNNNTYIAIPYFTSEKGYGLYWDNAGKTYFNDIVASKNNGNQPSCTSFTSEVGTCADYYFMYKDGTQDGVIASIRELTGQATMFPKWAMGFWQCRERYKTSDELAGVLDKYRELKIPTDAIVQDWQYWGCDSNWNAMKFQNPYYINKVGDPAYAKYLPTDMKQMKAQEEPRLKSPEEMVKYVHKNDAHLMISIWASFGPWTEQYRELKKMNALLPFDTWPRNSGVMPYDVFNPKARNLYWKYLTHLYQMGFDAWWTDSTEPDHFEKPGDENYQTFDGSWLGVKNAFPLLHNKSIYEHQRAMKDNTKRSLQMTRSGSLGIQHYGTICWSGDVLASWNEMKNQIPSGLNFSLCGIPFWNTDLGGFFYWEFEQNPKNPAIQELQTRWMQWGTFMPLMRNHCSSPMVSELYEFGKQGDWAYDAMIKAIKLRYRLLPYIYSTAGDCVQNSGSMMRALVMDYAADKKASRLNDEYLFGRNILVKPVTDPLYSWKDKEKKGHTIYPDVRKAAAPVNVYLPKGNKWYDFWSNTQYEGGQDIQRLCPIDIMPVFIKAGTILPFGPEVQYSSEKPWDELEIRVYPGADGTFTLYEDEGDNYNYEKGKFSEIQFVWNEAGRTLSIAPRKGSYKGMLQHRRFHIVLVDANSGAGDQPMQASKSVEYDGKAVKIQL
- a CDS encoding family 43 glycosylhydrolase, encoding MKQNNIFFRYFSPVVAQQKLYAAALVALLSSSAYEAEAQVGEPFIHDPSTIALCDGKYYTFGTGEGGLWSEDGWTWQGGAVRPGRGAAPDVLKIGDRYLVAYSATGGGLGGSHRGDVLTMWNKTLDPKSPDFKYTEPVVVASSLDDEDCDAIDAGLLLDPTTGRLWLSYGTYFGFIRLVELDPKTGKRMEGNEPVNIAIDCEATDLIYRNGWYYLLGTHGTCCDGPNSTYNIVVGRSRKITGPYVDNVGREMLQGGGKMVIAANNLKTGPGHFGRYIEEEGVEKMSFHYESDFRQGGRSVLAIRPLLWKNDWPVAGDEFHAGTYEIESERRGYALEIAVDFVRMQRDIEPFWIKPTKPLKNIEPQTLKEVEAEWPKGEVKVRMNDYMFRPHQKWSIMPAGKGGYLGGPYYKICIEGTTRYLTATAQHDVIAKPEFTGEDAQLWRIEQLTDGTYRIMPKAVPGTEEKLALVSLGDCTPGLAPFDFNSDNSKWNFRQQ
- a CDS encoding glycosyl hydrolase family 8, whose protein sequence is MKTWMCALMLALSTGASANFNPDGTIQKVIPTLRGVGLTNARSHIQIDRYSALQGKGIGIDYLDKNNCFAGWKTLFPKSNTALIYNKVDFGNEKVEEIIVRAKSSKGGVLVVRADGKKGNIIAKVKIPKSAAWKNIRAQVLHAPLGVHALHVSLQSGADVEVDWLGFDALPWEKGAFETHQYRNLFAEMGYKQADIDRKVNEVFNDVFYGKNKVYFEVGDSMGYVSDIKNNDVRTEGMSYGMMAAVQFDKKDIFDRLWRWSKKYMQHQEGPYKGYFAWSCKTDGTRNAQGAASDGELYFVTSLIFASNRWGNDTGINYLKEAQYILDCSMQKAGMDRTAPLINLEHQLITFTPDHWGGKFTDPSYHLPAFYEVWAKWANDGRSQFWKECAEKSREFLHKCINEKTGLNPDYCNYDGSLMKTGQLLGDAFRYDSWRVPMNIALDYSWACKDKEWQQKYANTLQNFLYSKGIDSFLDQYNVDGTMVEDILPAGTAPKALRHSIGFVATSAAASLVSNHVKGREFVSHFWNAKHEPDKEGFFDGYYDGLLRLFAFMHLSGRYQIIEPQ
- a CDS encoding acetylxylan esterase, coding for MYNIFNKIVRLFCLCVFLFGHSSADAQNKELPVDINPYFGPVGKQPVVPNAAGFIQRWLLLEPISMPVKSNVVFTDSYLKEIFHTQYFPKQMETVPKDGAVVKVGKEKLKWHALDSKLFNVKLFRFATSFKKSKYGVLFWAVTIIDCPEEMKDVRLSVGSNGASMWWLNGEEAVMLEGDRRMVRDDVVSKKLTLKKGRNILRGAVINGPGMSDFCVRFIDGQGKPVRNLSIHVK